A genomic stretch from Candidatus Rokuibacteriota bacterium includes:
- a CDS encoding MBL fold metallo-hydrolase, with the protein MDDLTLGRLRVSAVVERAGPTRPTWLLPDATPEALERHREWLAPHFLDDRGRLLQSIHAFVVRAPGLTALVDTCVGNDKDRGGQAPFHMMRTNFLEDLRAVGVPPESVDLVICTHLHVDHVGWNTRLDNGRWVPTFPRARHLFARTEWGHWSSEREPNTRRIMADSVQPVLDAGLAMLVEVDHRVSDELWLEPTPGHTPGHVSVRLSSGDGEAVITGDLMHHPVQVAEPSWGSHFDSDVEQARKTRRAFCERYADGPIAVLGTHFNHPTAGRILRHGDAWRFVVPA; encoded by the coding sequence CCCACCTGGCTGCTGCCCGACGCCACGCCGGAGGCGCTGGAGCGACACCGCGAGTGGCTGGCCCCGCACTTCCTCGACGACCGGGGCCGCCTGCTCCAGAGCATCCACGCCTTCGTGGTCCGGGCGCCCGGCCTCACCGCCCTGGTGGACACCTGCGTGGGGAACGACAAGGACCGCGGCGGCCAGGCGCCCTTCCACATGATGCGGACGAATTTCCTCGAGGATCTCCGCGCCGTCGGTGTTCCCCCCGAGTCCGTGGACCTCGTGATCTGCACGCATCTGCACGTGGACCACGTGGGCTGGAACACCCGGCTGGACAATGGCCGCTGGGTGCCGACCTTCCCGCGCGCGCGGCACCTCTTCGCGCGGACCGAGTGGGGGCACTGGTCGAGCGAGCGGGAGCCCAATACCCGCCGGATCATGGCGGACAGCGTGCAACCGGTCCTGGACGCGGGCCTCGCCATGCTGGTGGAGGTGGACCACCGAGTGTCCGACGAGCTGTGGCTCGAGCCTACGCCGGGACACACGCCCGGCCACGTCAGCGTGCGGCTCTCTTCGGGAGACGGCGAGGCCGTCATCACAGGCGACCTCATGCATCACCCCGTCCAGGTCGCCGAGCCCAGCTGGGGTAGCCATTTTGACTCCGATGTGGAGCAGGCGCGGAAGACGCGGCGCGCGTTCTGCGAGCGCTATGCGGACGGGCCGATCGCCGTGCTCGGCACCCACTTCAACCATCCGACCGCGGGTCGGATCCTGCGCCATGGCGACGCCTGGCGCTTCGTCGTGCCCGCCTGA